CTGAGAAGCTGAACCGGATCATCGAACGTATCCGCCGCCAGGGTGTGCAACCACCGCTGCAAGTGCGGCGCACGCGCTTCGGCTATGCACTGGTGGACGGTCTCTACCGCCTGCGCGCGGCGCAAAGCCTGGGGTTGACACGGGTGCCGGTAGAAATTGTCGAAGGCCCTCTGTAACTCAAGCCTCCGGCTTGAGCGCGGCCGAGAGCGAGGATGCGATGCCAACCAGGTGGAAAACAGCCCGTGTGATCGCCGCTGAACTACAGCAGGCCGCGCTGCAGGCGGCCGATCCCGGACGTGCGGTGGCGCGGCATGTGCGGCGCGACGGGCCGCTGCTGACGGTAGGCGACCAGGGCTACGACCTCAGCACCACAGGACGACTTTTCCTGCTCAGCGTCGGCAAGGCCAGCCTGGGCATGGCCGCGGCGCTGCTGACCTGCCTGGGGCCGTGGGCGCAGCGCAAACTCGGCGGCGGCTTGATCGTGCTGCCGGAGGCGCTGGTCGGGGCGGCGCTCGCCTGGCGCGGGGCAGTAGCCAGCGACTTGCGCATCATCGGCGCCGGGCATCCGCTGCCCTCGGCGGGCAGTGTGGTGGCCGGCCAGGCAGCCCTGGAACTGCTGCAACAGGCGACCCCGGCCGATCTGGTCATCTGTCTGCTCAGCGGCGGCGGCTCGGCCTTGTTGACTGCGCCGGCGCCTGGCCTCAGCCTGGCCGATCTGCAGGCCACGACTCAACTTCTGCTGCGCGGCGGCGCCACCATCCACGAACTCAACGCGGTGCGCAAGCATCTCGACCAGGTGAAGGGCGGAGGGCTGGCGCTGGCGGCTGGTGACGCCAGGCTCTGCAGCCTGATTCTGTCGGATGTGCCGGGCGACCGGTTGGATGTGATCGCCTCCGGCCCGACCGCGCCCGATCCCAGCACCTTTGCTGACGCCTGGGCGGTTATCGAAAGAGTGCAGGGGGAGGCGCAGGTTCCGGCGGCGGTGCGTCAGCGTCTGCAAGCCGGCCGGCGCGGCGAGCTGCCGGAGACGCTGAAGCCGG
The window above is part of the Candidatus Amarolinea dominans genome. Proteins encoded here:
- a CDS encoding glycerate kinase produces the protein MPTRWKTARVIAAELQQAALQAADPGRAVARHVRRDGPLLTVGDQGYDLSTTGRLFLLSVGKASLGMAAALLTCLGPWAQRKLGGGLIVLPEALVGAALAWRGAVASDLRIIGAGHPLPSAGSVVAGQAALELLQQATPADLVICLLSGGGSALLTAPAPGLSLADLQATTQLLLRGGATIHELNAVRKHLDQVKGGGLALAAGDARLCSLILSDVPGDRLDVIASGPTAPDPSTFADAWAVIERVQGEAQVPAAVRQRLQAGRRGELPETLKPEAARALPLQHQVIGSNRLAVEAVAQAAADRGLAPLILATQLAGEAREVGRVLAAIAGEVARHGRPQRQPACLVAGGETTVTVRGRGRGGRSQELALAAALSIGDAGRPVGLLSFGTDGIDGPTDAAGAWVDDTTVARAQALGLDPLAALANNDAYPFFAALGDLIITGPTGTNVNDVVLILVGDMPNV